The genomic stretch TGAGTGGTTGAAATCAGTCCTATCTTACCGAATACCCTTTTGTTTGTCAAAATCAAATCGTTGGTCCTGTATCCGATATATCTGATTACAAGCCATATGAATCCGACGATTGTGAATATGTTGAAAAAGCCAAAAAATCCTAAAATAAAACCGTTATAAATATTCAATGAATTAATGAAAATAATAAGTCCTATTAAAAGCCCAAGACCGAATATTATAGACGGAAGTATCAAACATCCTTCATGTATCTGTGACTGTCTTATGACAAATTCCTCATCCATCATGTCGATATTGTATGACCTGAACAGATTTTCAGCGAAAGATGAGCGCCCTCCGATTTTAGATCCGCATTCATCGCAAAAAACAGAACCTTCTGAAATTTCAGAACCACAATTTCTACAATATTTTACCATATTATCACCATATAAATATTATATTGAATCCATATTATAATGATTTGGTGCTTTTAGAGTATTTTACATTAACTGACCATAGTCGTTAAGACAAAACAATTCAGCACAATTAAACCTGACAGCAGAACTTTTCAAAATCATCACAGAGGTCAAGGACAAATTCAATCTGGGGAATGTCATGAATCCATTCTTCAGGTATGTCTTCATATCCGTAGTATATTCC from Methanobrevibacter sp. encodes the following:
- a CDS encoding PH domain-containing protein, translating into MVKYCRNCGSEISEGSVFCDECGSKIGGRSSFAENLFRSYNIDMMDEEFVIRQSQIHEGCLILPSIIFGLGLLIGLIIFINSLNIYNGFILGFFGFFNIFTIVGFIWLVIRYIGYRTNDLILTNKRVFGKIGLISTTQMQSPLNKIDSVSYSNGLMGKLIGYGTVKIATTSSNFKFRFIREGETFYNDIFNQIEESEVESRNENAKAIVDAMAEKLS